A single Triticum dicoccoides isolate Atlit2015 ecotype Zavitan chromosome 2A, WEW_v2.0, whole genome shotgun sequence DNA region contains:
- the LOC119354081 gene encoding remorin 4.1-like, producing MLSGQTAVSGSSSSSSSSIVSRGVEQGSGSGEQQQHQRLPIEEEEEEPEFRDIHALSPPRALSLYRRSRPGSRDSWGSAAGAGGSRHTSIRSVGSDTAPSELFPTMSREFSAMVAAAASANASSSAAAGHRESVDRAANEDALGRIGEEELEETNPLAIVPDSNPIPSPRRGLSPRPVEVAAPGAGAGQGDEVSVGQVKKGEVETKIAAWQIAEVAKVNNRFKREEVVINGWEGDQVEKASAWLNKYERKLEEKRAKAMEKAQNEVARARRKAEDKRASAEAKRGTKVARVLELANFMRAVGRAPTKRSFF from the exons ATGTTGAGTGGACAAACGGCGgttagtggcagcagcagcagcagcagcagcagcatcgtcAGCCGCGGCGTCGAGCAGGGGAGCGGGAGCggggagcagcagcagcaccagCGGCTGCCgatcgaggaggaagaggaggagccagAGTTCAGGGACATCCACGCGCTGAGCCCGCCCCGCGCGCTGAGCCTGTACCGCCGGAGCCGGCCGGGCAGCAGGGACTCGTGGGGGTCTGCGGCGGGGGCAGGGGGGAGCAGACACACGTCGATCCGCTCCGTCGGGAGCGACACCGCCCCCAGCGAGCTCTTCCCTACTATGAGCAGGGAGTTCTCGGCCATGGTCGCCGCAGCAGCCAGCGCTAACGCCTCGTCCTCCGCCGCGGCGGGCCACAGGGAGAGCGTGGACCGCGCGGCGAACGAGGACGCGCTGGGGAGGATCGGCGAGGAGGAGCTGGAGGAGACGAACCCGCTGGCCATCGTGCCGGACAGCAACCCCATCCCGTCGCCGCGCCGGGGGCTGTCGCCGCGCCCGGTGGAGGTGGCGGCGCCCGGTGCCGGTGCCGGACAGGGCGACGAGGTGTCGGTGGGGCAGGTGAAGAAGGGCGAGGTGGAGACCAAGATCGCGGCGTGGCAGATCGCGGAGGTCGCCAAGGTCAACAACCGCTTCAAGCGCGAGGAGGTGGTGATCAACGGGTGGGAGGGCGACCAGGTCGAGAAGGCCAGCGCATGGCTCAACAAGTACGAG aggaagctggaggagaagCGGGCCAAGGCGATGGAGAAGGCGCAGAACGAGGTGGCCAGGGCCCGGCGGAAGGCGGAGGACAAGCGCGCGTCGGCGGAGGCCAAGAGGGGCACCAAGGTGGCGCGCGTGCTGGAGCTCGCCAACTTCATGCGGGCCGTCGGGAGGGCGCCCACCAAGCGCTCCTTCTTCTGA